One window from the genome of Pyrobaculum ferrireducens encodes:
- a CDS encoding ribbon-helix-helix domain-containing protein translates to MPRRKSKVPLERVSLRLPSELIMRIDRLVERGLFKSRSQLIKHALREMLKEPRFQEVLNEKEDDFPTLRGR, encoded by the coding sequence ATGCCTCGTAGGAAGAGCAAGGTGCCACTGGAGAGGGTATCCCTGAGGCTACCCTCCGAGTTGATAATGAGGATAGACCGGCTGGTGGAGAGAGGCCTTTTCAAGAGCCGCAGTCAGTTGATAAAACACGCCTTAAGAGAAATGCTGAAGGAGCCGAGGTTCCAAGAGGTGTTAAACGAAAAAGAGGACGACTTCCCCACTCTGAGAGGCAGATAA
- the hxlB gene encoding 6-phospho-3-hexuloisomerase produces MTKYFKKAYLEIANFILQSLDKLNLDAIETFIKTIEELYRLNKKILVVGVGRSGLVGRAFAMRLRHLGARSYVLGETITPSVEEGDLVVAISGSGTTQIVVAAAEAAKKMKAKVAAITTYPDSPLGKLADIVVFVPGRTKVASMDDYFARQILGIHEPLSPLGTLFEDTAMVVLDAVIADLMKRLGKNEAELAKRHANIEVP; encoded by the coding sequence GTGACTAAATACTTTAAAAAGGCATATTTAGAAATTGCGAATTTTATACTTCAATCGCTAGATAAGCTAAATCTAGACGCAATTGAGACATTTATAAAAACAATAGAAGAATTGTATAGGCTCAACAAGAAGATTCTAGTCGTGGGCGTGGGGAGGAGCGGACTGGTGGGTAGGGCCTTCGCCATGAGGCTTAGACACCTAGGGGCGAGGTCCTACGTGCTGGGCGAGACGATTACCCCATCGGTGGAGGAGGGCGATTTGGTGGTGGCTATTTCGGGAAGCGGCACCACCCAGATAGTCGTCGCCGCAGCTGAGGCGGCTAAGAAGATGAAGGCCAAGGTGGCGGCCATCACCACGTACCCCGACTCGCCCCTCGGCAAGCTGGCGGACATCGTGGTGTTTGTCCCGGGCAGGACTAAGGTGGCTTCGATGGACGACTACTTCGCACGCCAGATACTAGGCATACACGAGCCGCTGTCCCCCCTAGGCACCCTTTTCGAAGACACCGCCATGGTTGTGCTAGACGCCGTAATAGCCGACCTCATGAAGCGGCTGGGGAAAAACGAGGCGGAGCTAGCCAAGAGACACGCAAATATTGAAGTGCCTTGA
- the speD gene encoding adenosylmethionine decarboxylase — protein MAGGVGGRVVVGRHVYGNLYGCDSHVLGDEAALITIVKEAVKVANAMLLSIGSYRFGPNGGLTVFAVVAESHISIHTWPEHGFATVDVYTCGDHTDPKAAFDYIVSQLKPRRLEVFFGDRSMYRE, from the coding sequence ATGGCGGGGGGCGTGGGGGGTAGGGTAGTAGTGGGGAGGCACGTATACGGCAACCTATATGGATGCGACTCTCACGTGCTTGGCGACGAGGCGGCGCTGATTACAATTGTAAAAGAGGCTGTGAAGGTGGCTAATGCGATGTTGCTTTCGATAGGTTCGTACAGGTTTGGGCCCAACGGCGGGCTCACGGTCTTCGCAGTGGTGGCGGAGAGCCACATATCTATACACACGTGGCCTGAGCACGGCTTCGCGACGGTTGATGTATATACCTGTGGCGACCACACGGACCCCAAGGCGGCGTTTGACTACATAGTATCTCAGCTAAAGCCCAGGCGGCTGGAGGTCTTCTTTGGAGATAGGTCGATGTATAGAGAATAA
- the acnA gene encoding aconitate hydratase AcnA, whose protein sequence is MHVEKFALGETTYRYFPLKALEREGYDVARLPYSIRVLLENVMRNLDGRDVTREHLEKLARWNPKAPEGEVAIKISRVVMQDYTGVPAVVDLATMRDIAVKMGKDPSLVNPQVPVDLIIDHSVQVDFWGSHEALRRNLELEITRNRERYRFLKWAQQAFRNLRIFPPGTGIIHQVNLEYLARVVMTDGDLAYFETLVGMDSHTTMINGLGVVGWGVGGVEAEAAMLGEPITIRVPRVVGVHLYGEPRPGVTATDIVLAVTEYLRKVNVVDAFVEFFGEGVRKLSVPDRATIANMAPEYGSTTGLFPVDENTLSYLRATGRPEDLVALVKRYYELQGVFGGVEGAEYSQVVEFDLSTVERNVAGPTLPWQRRSLAEAPKSFLTFLQERKKRTQRRAVEIEIDGRRVEFGDGDVAIAAITSCTNTSNPYLLAAAGLVAKKAYELGIRPPPYVKTSFAPGSRAVAELLERSGLQKYLDELGFQVVAFGCTTCIGNSGPLPEPVAKAIKEHDILAAAVLSGNRNFEARVHPDIRAAYLASPPLVVAYAIAGTVLKNLESEPLAYGQGGRPVYLRDLWPTPEEVNRVVEEWLDPKMYVEKYSKAGELVPEWRALEAPSGLLYKWDPGDTYIQPSPLFEGEVKVGDIKGARPLLVLGDSITTDHISPAGNITTDNPAGQYLMSLGVKPSEFNTFGARRGNWHVMVRGTFSSKGYKNKIGNLDGGLTIKFPEGKVMTVFEAAEAYKKEGTPLVVLAGKNYGAGSSRDWAAKGPKLLGVKAVIAESFERIHRSNLTMVGIVPIQLPQGVTVDSLGLEGSETIDVVGLSEGLAPGKEVTLRIHRRDGRVDEVKAKLAVYTWAEVEYIKHGGILPYVLQKLMQKSK, encoded by the coding sequence ATGCATGTAGAGAAGTTCGCCTTGGGGGAGACTACATATAGGTACTTCCCGCTTAAGGCGCTTGAGAGGGAGGGATACGACGTGGCTCGCCTCCCCTACTCCATACGCGTCCTTCTAGAAAACGTCATGCGCAACCTCGACGGGCGCGACGTCACGAGAGAGCACTTGGAGAAGCTGGCCAGGTGGAATCCCAAGGCGCCTGAGGGGGAGGTGGCTATCAAGATCTCTAGGGTGGTTATGCAGGACTACACCGGCGTCCCCGCCGTGGTTGACCTCGCCACTATGCGGGACATAGCTGTGAAGATGGGCAAAGACCCCTCTCTTGTGAATCCGCAGGTCCCGGTGGACCTCATAATTGACCACTCTGTCCAGGTAGACTTCTGGGGATCGCACGAGGCGCTTAGGAGAAACCTCGAGCTCGAAATAACCCGCAACAGGGAGAGGTACCGCTTCCTAAAGTGGGCCCAGCAGGCCTTTAGAAACCTCAGAATCTTCCCGCCGGGCACAGGAATAATACACCAGGTAAATCTAGAATACCTGGCTAGGGTAGTGATGACCGACGGCGACTTGGCGTATTTCGAGACGCTGGTCGGCATGGACAGCCACACCACGATGATCAACGGCCTCGGCGTCGTGGGGTGGGGAGTGGGCGGGGTAGAGGCCGAGGCGGCGATGCTGGGGGAGCCCATCACGATTAGAGTGCCGAGGGTGGTGGGGGTCCACCTATACGGCGAGCCGAGGCCCGGCGTCACGGCAACAGACATCGTGCTGGCCGTGACGGAGTACCTGCGTAAGGTGAATGTAGTAGACGCCTTCGTTGAGTTCTTCGGCGAGGGGGTGAGAAAGCTCTCCGTCCCCGACCGCGCCACTATAGCCAACATGGCGCCGGAGTACGGCTCCACCACCGGCCTGTTCCCCGTCGACGAAAACACCCTCTCGTATCTAAGGGCAACCGGCAGGCCGGAGGACCTCGTCGCGTTGGTTAAGAGGTACTACGAGCTCCAGGGCGTCTTCGGCGGAGTGGAGGGCGCAGAGTACAGCCAGGTGGTGGAATTCGACCTATCCACGGTCGAGAGGAACGTGGCGGGCCCCACCCTCCCGTGGCAGAGGAGGAGCCTCGCCGAGGCGCCGAAGAGCTTCCTCACGTTCCTCCAGGAGAGGAAGAAGAGGACGCAGAGGAGGGCTGTGGAGATTGAGATAGACGGTAGACGTGTCGAGTTCGGAGATGGAGACGTGGCCATCGCCGCGATAACCAGCTGCACCAACACCAGCAACCCGTACCTCCTAGCCGCCGCGGGTCTCGTGGCCAAGAAGGCCTACGAACTCGGCATAAGGCCGCCCCCATACGTGAAGACCAGCTTCGCGCCGGGCTCCAGAGCCGTTGCGGAGCTGTTGGAGAGAAGCGGGTTGCAGAAATACCTAGATGAGCTGGGCTTCCAAGTCGTCGCCTTTGGGTGTACCACGTGTATTGGGAACTCCGGCCCCCTGCCCGAGCCCGTGGCCAAGGCGATTAAGGAGCACGACATACTCGCCGCGGCGGTGCTGTCGGGCAATAGGAACTTCGAGGCAAGGGTGCATCCAGACATCCGCGCCGCGTATCTCGCCTCGCCCCCGCTGGTGGTGGCCTACGCCATTGCGGGCACGGTGTTGAAAAACCTGGAGTCGGAGCCGCTCGCCTACGGCCAGGGGGGCAGGCCCGTGTATTTAAGAGATCTCTGGCCCACCCCCGAGGAGGTGAATAGGGTGGTGGAGGAGTGGCTAGACCCCAAGATGTATGTCGAAAAGTACAGCAAAGCTGGCGAGCTTGTTCCAGAGTGGCGGGCTCTGGAGGCGCCAAGCGGCCTCCTCTACAAGTGGGACCCGGGCGACACCTATATACAGCCGTCTCCCCTCTTTGAGGGCGAGGTAAAGGTCGGTGACATAAAGGGGGCGAGGCCGCTGTTGGTGCTTGGCGACAGCATTACGACGGACCACATATCGCCGGCGGGCAACATAACGACTGACAACCCCGCTGGGCAGTACCTCATGTCCCTCGGCGTTAAGCCCTCGGAGTTTAACACCTTCGGCGCCAGGAGGGGCAACTGGCATGTGATGGTACGGGGCACCTTCTCCAGCAAAGGCTACAAGAACAAAATCGGAAACCTAGACGGCGGCCTCACCATCAAGTTCCCAGAGGGGAAGGTCATGACCGTCTTCGAGGCGGCGGAGGCCTACAAAAAAGAGGGGACGCCCCTAGTCGTCCTGGCTGGGAAAAACTACGGCGCGGGGTCGAGCAGAGACTGGGCCGCCAAGGGCCCCAAGCTACTGGGCGTCAAGGCTGTGATAGCCGAGAGCTTCGAGAGAATCCACAGATCCAACCTAACCATGGTCGGCATAGTACCCATACAGCTACCCCAAGGCGTAACTGTCGACAGCCTCGGCCTAGAGGGCTCAGAGACGATAGACGTGGTGGGGCTCTCCGAAGGCCTGGCGCCCGGCAAGGAAGTCACGTTGAGAATCCACCGGAGGGACGGCCGCGTAGACGAGGTAAAGGCCAAGCTGGCGGTGTACACCTGGGCAGAGGTGGAGTATATCAAACACGGCGGCATACTGCCCTACGTCCTTCAGAAGTTGATGCAGAAAAGTAAATAG
- a CDS encoding ATP-binding protein, with the protein MLGEKIGVVSASEVIAVGPQHRITVEIPFDVYAKHLIKVGDLLLIETRVHKSLVLAQVSSIKRQHLAALLGIRALDAPIEDSQGLSTPAVIELEPLAECASIENCDPVQPASPIDPLSSVYIPSSEVVAKMLGIPQVGVLLGKLYINKELDVEVRLPPEAVFMHILAVGTTGAGKTTFLKNIALSAYWDLGITPIAFDFQGDFIHLTIPAQGARYRHLNRLTVVWPVTRSFLHRESETLIRYANEFLGEGEEPGDLSAVSDKTLFSKAVGYGLGKLFMERVMGGGYEVEDVEVEADRGRVKWISIRLPHGVEIKLIPWALELKDIIWEIPTLFPFFGTPRIALLYDDIVTLIINKIRHRNSIDIDSVVGTLHRIYKLLEEEIKIHKSQKDSVVRGFTSLKNTGIIDVWWDLSMHERKRRVFFGEPSYGDLFSEPVVVFLDLFRERPTAASIVVYRLLRKLLEVKDEELRRGAPRPAFVLIDEAHEYFPQSGEDLSREAVEDMINRITRLGRVRRIGVVFATHMPEDLNALVLQLSNTKVVFRSDEAVLEKFGLREYSQLLRIAPNGVAVARSHSFRTGVLAFRTLPPQTLHRSHVDQLNLGLLSGEGH; encoded by the coding sequence ATGCTGGGTGAAAAAATTGGCGTAGTTTCAGCAAGTGAGGTGATTGCAGTGGGGCCGCAACACAGAATAACGGTGGAGATACCGTTTGACGTATATGCGAAACACCTCATAAAGGTGGGGGATCTCCTCTTAATTGAGACGCGGGTACATAAATCGCTGGTTTTAGCCCAGGTGTCTTCTATAAAACGTCAGCATCTTGCAGCGTTGCTGGGAATACGAGCCCTAGATGCGCCTATTGAAGACAGCCAAGGCCTCTCCACGCCGGCTGTAATTGAGCTAGAGCCTTTAGCTGAATGCGCCTCTATTGAAAACTGCGATCCGGTACAACCAGCCTCTCCCATAGATCCGCTTAGCAGTGTCTACATACCCTCCTCCGAGGTAGTTGCTAAGATGTTAGGAATTCCGCAGGTGGGGGTTCTGCTGGGCAAGCTGTATATAAACAAGGAGTTGGATGTGGAGGTGAGGTTGCCCCCCGAGGCGGTTTTCATGCACATCCTCGCCGTGGGCACGACGGGGGCTGGGAAGACGACATTTCTAAAGAACATTGCCCTCTCCGCCTACTGGGATTTGGGAATTACGCCGATTGCCTTTGATTTCCAAGGCGACTTTATCCACTTGACAATACCGGCGCAGGGCGCCAGGTACAGACACCTGAACCGGCTCACCGTGGTGTGGCCAGTGACGCGGAGCTTTCTCCACAGGGAAAGCGAAACATTAATCAGATACGCCAATGAATTTCTAGGAGAGGGGGAAGAGCCGGGCGACCTATCCGCAGTATCCGACAAAACTCTGTTTTCCAAGGCGGTGGGCTACGGGCTGGGGAAGCTCTTCATGGAGAGAGTTATGGGGGGTGGCTACGAAGTTGAAGATGTAGAAGTCGAGGCAGATAGAGGCCGGGTAAAGTGGATTTCCATCCGCCTCCCCCACGGAGTGGAGATTAAGCTTATTCCATGGGCTCTAGAGCTGAAAGACATCATTTGGGAAATCCCCACCCTTTTCCCCTTTTTCGGCACGCCTAGAATAGCTCTTCTGTATGATGATATTGTTACACTCATAATCAATAAGATTAGACATCGTAACAGTATAGATATAGATTCAGTTGTTGGGACGTTGCATCGAATTTACAAATTACTTGAAGAAGAGATTAAGATTCACAAAAGCCAGAAAGATAGCGTGGTGAGGGGTTTCACATCCCTTAAGAATACTGGGATAATTGACGTGTGGTGGGATTTGAGCATGCATGAGAGAAAGCGTCGTGTATTTTTTGGAGAGCCGAGCTACGGGGATCTATTCTCAGAGCCTGTGGTGGTGTTTTTAGATCTGTTTAGAGAGAGGCCTACGGCGGCTTCTATTGTTGTGTATAGATTGTTGAGAAAGTTGCTGGAGGTGAAGGATGAGGAGCTTAGGAGGGGTGCCCCGCGTCCGGCTTTTGTTCTAATTGACGAGGCTCATGAATATTTTCCGCAGAGCGGCGAGGATTTGAGTAGGGAGGCTGTGGAGGATATGATAAACAGAATAACGCGGCTTGGACGCGTGCGTAGAATAGGCGTGGTCTTCGCCACGCATATGCCTGAGGATTTAAATGCCCTGGTTCTCCAGCTGTCTAACACCAAGGTGGTGTTTAGAAGTGATGAGGCGGTTCTTGAAAAATTTGGCTTGAGGGAGTACAGCCAGCTACTCCGCATCGCCCCAAATGGCGTGGCCGTGGCGAGAAGTCACAGCTTTAGAACTGGAGTTCTGGCTTTCAGAACTCTACCCCCGCAGACTCTCCACAGATCCCACGTAGATCAGCTCAACCTCGGCCTCCTCAGCGGGGAGGGGCATTAG
- a CDS encoding DNA double-strand break repair nuclease NurA: MDFLRGLEMLLDRVVSIRSPLKPRSEGEEQEVLGEIDASKADVSRPVGNGEEVGYAVDGSLRMVSIPYFRLFIAAGVAYANDRVVEAPGTVDVKYVAIQSDDVETLKQLEDIAVVRYRIQGIDKWFTSDLHRDTVGRIVRELVETSLIKFTPKDETLLVDGPLYYGFRSLVELDMMRVEALWERRAVAVVKRLEKSKKLCRAREWLEQHGVSLSNCNDQVATVELGKIYARSVTDVVVFGPFIQRIKSKELPSLPDRYLWYVYSWGAQFRIEAFRADVAERTLPTLLRYRTSLWLPYHIAVVDKLAKEKSRRMFLYVCGKLRARGVSLTYDTLMECHAG, encoded by the coding sequence ATGGACTTTTTAAGAGGTCTCGAAATGCTTCTGGACCGCGTTGTGAGTATTAGATCTCCTCTTAAACCTCGATCTGAGGGGGAGGAGCAGGAGGTGCTGGGCGAGATAGATGCCTCGAAGGCCGACGTGTCTAGGCCCGTGGGCAACGGCGAGGAGGTGGGGTACGCTGTAGATGGCTCTCTCCGCATGGTCTCCATCCCCTACTTCCGCCTCTTTATAGCGGCTGGAGTAGCGTATGCCAATGACAGAGTTGTTGAGGCTCCCGGCACAGTCGACGTCAAGTATGTCGCAATTCAGTCAGACGACGTGGAGACGCTTAAACAGTTGGAGGACATCGCGGTTGTGCGCTACAGAATCCAGGGGATCGACAAGTGGTTTACTAGCGATCTGCATCGAGATACGGTGGGTAGAATTGTGAGAGAGCTTGTGGAAACTTCGCTAATTAAATTCACGCCAAAAGATGAGACGTTGCTGGTGGACGGGCCCCTCTACTACGGCTTTAGAAGTTTGGTGGAGCTGGATATGATGAGAGTGGAGGCTTTGTGGGAGAGGAGAGCGGTGGCGGTTGTGAAGAGGCTTGAAAAGTCTAAGAAGCTTTGTAGAGCTAGAGAGTGGCTTGAGCAACACGGCGTGTCGCTTAGCAATTGTAACGACCAGGTTGCGACGGTTGAGCTGGGTAAGATATACGCCCGGTCTGTCACAGACGTGGTGGTTTTCGGCCCGTTTATACAAAGAATTAAAAGTAAGGAGCTCCCCTCCCTCCCCGACAGGTACCTATGGTATGTGTACAGCTGGGGGGCGCAGTTTAGAATTGAGGCCTTTCGCGCAGATGTTGCAGAGAGGACGTTGCCCACGTTGTTGAGGTACAGGACAAGTCTCTGGCTTCCCTACCACATCGCCGTCGTGGATAAGCTGGCCAAGGAGAAGAGCAGGCGTATGTTTCTATATGTATGTGGGAAACTTAGGGCAAGGGGGGTTAGCCTTACCTACGACACTTTGATGGAGTGTCATGCTGGGTGA